A portion of the Oreochromis niloticus isolate F11D_XX linkage group LG10, O_niloticus_UMD_NMBU, whole genome shotgun sequence genome contains these proteins:
- the LOC102078283 gene encoding adhesion G-protein coupled receptor G2 isoform X3 — protein sequence MFHENEDRVMKDPRISSGRFLCQQISAPLVRVKKPGSLIRCFHLLQTHLVVIVVLLAGQASCNQTTTTPSPFTVSTTAPQISVYYFVDITVDVTGQSKNESEISAWLKQVFSSKLENCVPPNPPETTATPTSPQTTPASTVNETTQVASSTLNTYNSTATAVTTLQSNSTGARSTTLEGNSTTAATPTGGNNFTTTATTLQGNGTTTAATPTGGNFTTTATTLQGNTTTTAATPAGGNFTTTATTLQGNGTTSAATPAGGNFTTTATTLQGNTTTTAATPTGGNFTTTATTLQGNTTTTAATPTGGNFITTATTLQSNTTTTAATPTGGNFITTATTLQSNTTTTAATPTGGNFTATATTLLSNSTIVASKQKRSLIRVARDVSVNGTQSSSNTNVINTTGLFQGMEVSCATKTEIRNTTCSVTLKLSQAVSSCCILRTLCAATNTSSDFYVLGKKADRVGQLQNACNNSSAVENSCIYTGQDNAACNESAAAYVVPPSNSTNCSAGNITTTNCNCSDYCSGSDAYYTFNISIQDPNINYLNVTNLISQLRQLPPCSPSAVGLCPVSINASEYKDANVACANTSTNYSLQSCSVILAFAHEVPVCDVANAVMYVLRSEKQISFNGHVIRAAICGNLQANVSLQSEFTWVSTDIKPADFCPAAQSSSLTCQNGNNVVVQLKDSCDLQNVSTTTANPNVTTMQPNSTTTTTNNNSTTTTTNSTTTTSTANSTSIAVNATSTPLNTTQGVNLTTTTSAANVSVPTTVNTTTTTTITTANNSSTGNTTTTKSPTLTTTTTTTNQNASVTTTGSPTTNSSAEARANALLDLTKDVSKLNSSQVNQLVSDLEKLLSGPNVSIGLGNTSVNIVSNLLGASPSVLSESSNRIIGIVDTVGLKLVVGGTTQTIFSPAVALSVKPVDGANFQKTSFSISSPTSVEVRGNPRLRRSVTTNSSIPQGSITLPASLTQNLTSQQQQQVSRVQFNFYQKSTVFQDQSLGVRRLNSGILGASVANLSITGLQDNVIITLKNQEPIPANFVATCVFWDFALNNRSGGWSSNGCSVQNSTDSETICGCNHLTSFAILLDLSRQPITSRVQSTILTFITYIGCGISAIFLAITLLTYLAFGKLRKDIPSKILIQLCFALLLLNLVFLVDAWLALYPDAVGLCISTAWFLHYFLLAAFTWMGLEAVHMYVALVKVFNVNVSHYMLKFSLAGWGIPMIVVIIVIAIDKNNYGLVSYGRFSDGTTDEFCWLKNDIAFYVAVVAYFCVIFLFNFIMFIVVMVQLCRIKRQNPQNLQHRSTLQDVRSVLGITILLGLTWGFAFFAWGPVNLAFMYLFAIFNSLQGFFIFVFHCAVKETVRRQWRIYLCCGKMRLSENSEWSRTATQKTAKKSSLTNNTSLHSSTSRGNNSSSSSFLNSDFSEQSDGIGSPYADRVITADEDSNMDVVLNEINMRHRHSQTS from the exons ATGTTCCACGAAAATGAAGACAGAGTCATGAAGGATCCAAGGATTTCTTCAGGCAGATTTCTTTGCCAGCAAATATCTGCTCCTTTAGTCAG GGTGAAGAAGCCAGGCTCCCTTATCAGATGTTTCCACTTGTTGCAGACACACCTGGTGGTCATCGTTGTCCTCTTAGCAG GGCAAGCTTCCTGCAACCAGACCACTACAACTCCTTCCCCTTTCACTGTTTCTACTACAGCTCCACAAATATCAG TATACTACTTTGTTGACATTACGGTGGATGTCACTGGACAGAGCAAGAATGAATCTGAAATCTCTGCCTGG CTCAAGCAGGTTTTCAGCTCCAAGCTGGAGAACTGCGTGCCTCCAAACCCTCCAGAAACTACTGCCACACCGACCTCCCCACAGACTACACCTGCAAGTACTGTCAATGAGACAACACAAGTGGCGTCATCAACACTGAACACTTACAACAGCACAGCAACTGCAGTAACCACATTACAGAGCAATAGTACAGGTGCAAGATCCACAACCTTAGAAGGCAACAGCACTACAGCAGCGACACCCACGGGAGGCAACAACTTCACAACCACTGCAACAACATTACAAGGCAATGGGACAACTACAGCAGCAACACCCACAG GAGGCAACTTCACAACCACTGCAACAACATTACAAGGCAACACAACAACTACAGCAGCAACACCAGCAGGAGGCAACTTCACAACCACTGCAACAACATTACAAGGCAATGGGACAACCTCAGCAGCAACACCAGCAGGAGGCAACTTCACAACCACTGCAACAACATTACAAGGCAACACGACAACTACAGCAGCCACACCTACGGGAGGCAACTTCACAACCACTGCAACAACATTACAAGGCAACACGACAACTACAGCAGCCACACCTACGGGAGGCAACTTCATAACCACTGCAACAACATTACAAAGCAACACGACAACTACAGCAGCCACACCTACGGGAGGCAACTTCATAACCACTGCAACAACATTACAAAGCAACACGACAACTACAGCAGCCACACCTACGGGAGGCAACTTCACAGCCACTGCAACAACATTACTAAGCAACAGCACAATAGTGGCTTCAAAGCAGAAAAGAAGCTTGATACGTGTAGCTCGGGACGTTAGTGTCAATGGGACACAAAGCAG TTCGAACACTAATGTCATAAATACAACGGGCCTATTTCAA GGAATGGAAGTGTCATGCGCgacaaaaactgaaataag AAACACCACGTGCTCTGTGACGCTGAAGCTGAGTCAGGCGGTGTCTTCATGCTGTATCCTCCGCACTCTCTGTGCAGCCACTAACACTTCATCTGATTTTTACGTGCTGGGGAAAAAGGCAGATAGAGTGG GTCAGCTCCAAAATGCGTGCAATAACAGCAGCGCAGTGGAAAACAGCTGCATTTATACTGGTCAAGACAACGCAGCATG taacGAGTCTGCAGCTGCATATGTGGTTCCACCAAGTAATTCAACTAACTGCAGTGCAG GCAACATCACCACAACCAACTGCAACTGCTCCGATTACTGCAGTGGATCAG atGCATACTACACTTTTAACATTTCCATACAAGATCCCAATATAAACTATTTAAATGTCACCAACCTG ATTTCTCAGCTGCGACAGCTTCCACCTTGCTCCCCAAGTGCAGt AGGTCTATGTCCAGTGTCCATTAATGCATCTGAGTACAAG GACGCAAACGTGGCATGTGCAAACACATCAACAAA ttataGCCTTCAAAGCTGTAGCGTGATTTTGGCCTTTGCCCATGAGGTCCCCGTCTGTGATGTAGCAAATGCTGTGATGTATGTGCTTCGGTCTGAGAAACAAATCAGTTTCAACGGGCACGTGATCCGAGCGG CAATTTGTGGAAATTTACAAGCCAAtgtcagcctgcagtctgagtTCACATGGGTCAGCACTGACATAAAGCCCGCAGATTTCTGTCCTGCAGCACAGTCTAGCAGCCTCACTTG tCAAAATGGAAACAATGTGGTTGTGCAGCTGAAGGACAGCTGTGATCTTCAAAACGTGTCTACCACCACAGCCAACCCAAATGTGACAACCATGCAACCAAacagcaccaccaccaccaccaacaacaacagcaccaccaccaccaccaacagcACCACTACCACCAGCACTGCTAATAGCACTTCTATTGCTGTAAATGCAACTTCAACGCCGCTGAATACAACACAAGGAGTGAATCTAACCACTACCACCAGTGCTGCTAATGTCTCAGTGCCAACAACAGTCAAcactactacaactacaactatcACTACCGCTAACAACTCAAGTACGGGTAACACAACTACAACCAAGTCTCCTACACTCACCACTACTACAACCACCACAAATCAGAATGCTTCTGTGACCACGACTGGAAGTCCAACAACAAATTCGTCAG CTGAAGCTCGAGCCAACGCACTGCTTGACCTGACGAAAGACGTGTCCAAACTGAACTCCAGCCAGGTGAATCAGCTGGTGTCTGACCTGGAGAAGCTGTTGTCAGGCCCAAATGTCAGCATAGGGCTGGGGAACACATCAGTCAACATTGTCAGCAATCTCCTGGGTGCTTCTCCATCTGTGCTGTCAGAGTCCTCCAACAG GATAATAGGGATCGTTGACACAGTGGGGCTCAAGCTGGTTGTTGGAGGTACGACTCAGACCATTTTCTCCCCGGCTGTTGCGCTGTCTGTGAAACCAGTAGATGGCGCCAACTTTCAGAAAACAAGTTTTTCCATCTCAAGCCCCACCAGTGTAGAG GTCCGTGGGAATCCCAGACTGAGAAGGAGCGTGACAACAAACTCCTCGATCCCTCAGGGCTCCATCACGCTGCCTGCCTCTCTCACTCAGAATCTCACATctcaacaacagcagcaggtctccagagttcagttcaatttcTACCAGAAGAGCACCGTATTCCAG GACCAATCCCTGGGAGTACGCAGGCTTAATAGCGGGATCCTAGGAGCAAGTGTCGCCAACCTGTCAATCACAGGACTGCAAGACAATGTTATAATCACCCTAAAAAACCAAGAGCCTATTCCG GCAAATTTTGTGGCGACATGTGTTTTCTGGGACTTTGCATTAAATA ATAGATCCGGTGGCTGGAGTTCAAATGGCTGTTCTGTCCAAAATAGCACGGACAGTGAGACAATTTGTGGCTGCAACCATTTAACCAGTTTTGCCATCCTGCTG GACCTCTCCAGGCAGCCTATAACCAGTCGTGTCCAGAGCACCATCCTTACCTTCATCACATACATCGGCTGTGGAATCTCTGCTATCTTCCTGGCCATCACCCTCCTCACCTACTTGGCCTTTGG CAAGTTGCGCAAAGACATCCCATCCAAAATCCTGATCCAGCTGTGCTTTGCACTGCTCCTGCTGAATCTGGTCTTCCTGGTGGACGCCTGGCTGGCGCTCTACCCAGACGCCGTGGGCCTTTGCATTTCCACTGCCTGGTTCCTTCACTACTTCTTGCTAGCTGCCTTCACATGGATGGGACTTGAGGCCGTCCATATGTATGTGGCACTTGTGAAAGTCTTCAACGTCAATGTATCGCACTACATGCTGAAGTTCTCGCTGGCTGGCTGGGGTATCCCGATGATCGTGGTCATTATTGTCATTGCAATTGACAAAAACAACTACGGTCTTGTTTCCTATGGAAGGTTTAGTGATGGAACTACTGATGAGTT CTGCTGGCTGAAAAATGACATCGCGTTCTACGTGGCAGTGGTGGCCTATTTCTGCGTCATTTTTCTATTTAACTTCATCATGTTTATTGTAGTTATGGTCCAGCTGTGCCGGATAAAAAGACAAAACCCTCAAAATCTGCAGCACCGCAGCACACTGCAGGATGTGCGCAGTGTGTTGGGGATAACCATCCTGCTAGGCCTCACGTGGGGCTTTGCCTTTTTTGCCTGGGGGCCGGTTAACCTGGCGTTCATGTACCTCTTTGCCATCTTTAACTCCCTGCAAG GTTTCTTTATATTCGTGTTCCACTGTGCAGTGAAGGAAACCGTGAGGAGGCAGTGGAGGATCTATCTGTGCTGCGGCAAAATGAGACTATCAGAGAACTCAG aatgGAGTCGCACTGCAACACAGAAGACTGCAAAGAAGTCATCGCTGACCAACAACACATCTCTTCATTCCAGTACCTCACGTGGCAATAACTCTTCCAGCTCCTCTTTCCTCAACAGTGACTTTTCAGAACAGAGTGATGGGATTG GTAGTCCATATGCAGACAGAGTaatcacagcagatgaagaTTCAAATATGGATGTGGTCCTCAACGAGATCAACATGCGGCACAGACACTCACAAACATCTTGA
- the LOC102078283 gene encoding adhesion G-protein coupled receptor G2 isoform X2, with product MFHENEDRVMKDPRISSGRFLCQQISAPLVRVKKPGSLIRCFHLLQTHLVVIVVLLAGQASCNQTTTTPSPFTVSTTAPQISVYYFVDITVDVTGQSKNESEISAWLKQVFSSKLENCVPPNPPETTATPTSPQTTPASTVNETTQVASSTLNTYNSTATAVTTLQSNSTGARSTTLEGNSTTAATPTGGNNFTTTATTLQGNGTTTAATPTGGNFTTTATTLQGNTTTTAATPAGGNFTTTATTLQGNTTTTAATPAGGNFTTTATTLQGNGTTTAATPTGGNFTTTATTLQGNTTTTAATPAGGNFTTTATTLQGNTTTTAATPTGGNFTTTATTLQGNTTTTAATPTGGNFITTATTLQSNTTTTAATPTGGNFITTATTLQSNTTTTAATPTGGNFTATATTLLSNSTIVASKQKRSLIRVARDVSVNGTQSSSNTNVINTTGLFQGMEVSCATKTEIRNTTCSVTLKLSQAVSSCCILRTLCAATNTSSDFYVLGKKADRVGQLQNACNNSSAVENSCIYTGQDNAACNESAAAYVVPPSNSTNCSAGNITTTNCNCSDYCSGSDAYYTFNISIQDPNINYLNVTNLISQLRQLPPCSPSAVGLCPVSINASEYKDANVACANTSTNYSLQSCSVILAFAHEVPVCDVANAVMYVLRSEKQISFNGHVIRAAICGNLQANVSLQSEFTWVSTDIKPADFCPAAQSSSLTCQNGNNVVVQLKDSCDLQNVSTTTANPNVTTMQPNSTTTTTNNNSTTTTTNSTTTTSTANSTSIAVNATSTPLNTTQGVNLTTTTSAANVSVPTTVNTTTTTTITTANNSSTGNTTTTKSPTLTTTTTTTNQNASVTTTGSPTTNSSAEARANALLDLTKDVSKLNSSQVNQLVSDLEKLLSGPNVSIGLGNTSVNIVSNLLGASPSVLSESSNRIIGIVDTVGLKLVVGGTTQTIFSPAVALSVKPVDGANFQKTSFSISSPTSVEVRGNPRLRRSVTTNSSIPQGSITLPASLTQNLTSQQQQQVSRVQFNFYQKSTVFQDQSLGVRRLNSGILGASVANLSITGLQDNVIITLKNQEPIPANFVATCVFWDFALNNRSGGWSSNGCSVQNSTDSETICGCNHLTSFAILLDLSRQPITSRVQSTILTFITYIGCGISAIFLAITLLTYLAFGKLRKDIPSKILIQLCFALLLLNLVFLVDAWLALYPDAVGLCISTAWFLHYFLLAAFTWMGLEAVHMYVALVKVFNVNVSHYMLKFSLAGWGIPMIVVIIVIAIDKNNYGLVSYGRFSDGTTDEFCWLKNDIAFYVAVVAYFCVIFLFNFIMFIVVMVQLCRIKRQNPQNLQHRSTLQDVRSVLGITILLGLTWGFAFFAWGPVNLAFMYLFAIFNSLQGFFIFVFHCAVKETVRRQWRIYLCCGKMRLSENSEWSRTATQKTAKKSSLTNNTSLHSSTSRGNNSSSSSFLNSDFSEQSDGIGSPYADRVITADEDSNMDVVLNEINMRHRHSQTS from the exons ATGTTCCACGAAAATGAAGACAGAGTCATGAAGGATCCAAGGATTTCTTCAGGCAGATTTCTTTGCCAGCAAATATCTGCTCCTTTAGTCAG GGTGAAGAAGCCAGGCTCCCTTATCAGATGTTTCCACTTGTTGCAGACACACCTGGTGGTCATCGTTGTCCTCTTAGCAG GGCAAGCTTCCTGCAACCAGACCACTACAACTCCTTCCCCTTTCACTGTTTCTACTACAGCTCCACAAATATCAG TATACTACTTTGTTGACATTACGGTGGATGTCACTGGACAGAGCAAGAATGAATCTGAAATCTCTGCCTGG CTCAAGCAGGTTTTCAGCTCCAAGCTGGAGAACTGCGTGCCTCCAAACCCTCCAGAAACTACTGCCACACCGACCTCCCCACAGACTACACCTGCAAGTACTGTCAATGAGACAACACAAGTGGCGTCATCAACACTGAACACTTACAACAGCACAGCAACTGCAGTAACCACATTACAGAGCAATAGTACAGGTGCAAGATCCACAACCTTAGAAGGCAACAGCACTACAGCAGCGACACCCACGGGAGGCAACAACTTCACAACCACTGCAACAACATTACAAGGCAATGGGACAACTACAGCAGCAACACCCACAGGAGGCAACTTCACAACCACTGCAACAACATTACAAGGCAACACGACAACTACAGCAGCAACACCAGCAGGAGGCAACTTCACAACCACTGCAACAACATTACAAGGCAACACAACAACTACAGCAGCAACACCAGCAGGAGGCAACTTCACAACCACTGCAACAACATTACAAGGCAATGGGACAACTACAGCAGCAACACCCACAGGAGGCAACTTCACAACCACTGCAACAACATTACAAGGCAACACAACAACTACAGCAGCAACACCAGCAGGAGGCAACTTCACAACCACTGCAACAACATTACAAG GCAACACGACAACTACAGCAGCCACACCTACGGGAGGCAACTTCACAACCACTGCAACAACATTACAAGGCAACACGACAACTACAGCAGCCACACCTACGGGAGGCAACTTCATAACCACTGCAACAACATTACAAAGCAACACGACAACTACAGCAGCCACACCTACGGGAGGCAACTTCATAACCACTGCAACAACATTACAAAGCAACACGACAACTACAGCAGCCACACCTACGGGAGGCAACTTCACAGCCACTGCAACAACATTACTAAGCAACAGCACAATAGTGGCTTCAAAGCAGAAAAGAAGCTTGATACGTGTAGCTCGGGACGTTAGTGTCAATGGGACACAAAGCAG TTCGAACACTAATGTCATAAATACAACGGGCCTATTTCAA GGAATGGAAGTGTCATGCGCgacaaaaactgaaataag AAACACCACGTGCTCTGTGACGCTGAAGCTGAGTCAGGCGGTGTCTTCATGCTGTATCCTCCGCACTCTCTGTGCAGCCACTAACACTTCATCTGATTTTTACGTGCTGGGGAAAAAGGCAGATAGAGTGG GTCAGCTCCAAAATGCGTGCAATAACAGCAGCGCAGTGGAAAACAGCTGCATTTATACTGGTCAAGACAACGCAGCATG taacGAGTCTGCAGCTGCATATGTGGTTCCACCAAGTAATTCAACTAACTGCAGTGCAG GCAACATCACCACAACCAACTGCAACTGCTCCGATTACTGCAGTGGATCAG atGCATACTACACTTTTAACATTTCCATACAAGATCCCAATATAAACTATTTAAATGTCACCAACCTG ATTTCTCAGCTGCGACAGCTTCCACCTTGCTCCCCAAGTGCAGt AGGTCTATGTCCAGTGTCCATTAATGCATCTGAGTACAAG GACGCAAACGTGGCATGTGCAAACACATCAACAAA ttataGCCTTCAAAGCTGTAGCGTGATTTTGGCCTTTGCCCATGAGGTCCCCGTCTGTGATGTAGCAAATGCTGTGATGTATGTGCTTCGGTCTGAGAAACAAATCAGTTTCAACGGGCACGTGATCCGAGCGG CAATTTGTGGAAATTTACAAGCCAAtgtcagcctgcagtctgagtTCACATGGGTCAGCACTGACATAAAGCCCGCAGATTTCTGTCCTGCAGCACAGTCTAGCAGCCTCACTTG tCAAAATGGAAACAATGTGGTTGTGCAGCTGAAGGACAGCTGTGATCTTCAAAACGTGTCTACCACCACAGCCAACCCAAATGTGACAACCATGCAACCAAacagcaccaccaccaccaccaacaacaacagcaccaccaccaccaccaacagcACCACTACCACCAGCACTGCTAATAGCACTTCTATTGCTGTAAATGCAACTTCAACGCCGCTGAATACAACACAAGGAGTGAATCTAACCACTACCACCAGTGCTGCTAATGTCTCAGTGCCAACAACAGTCAAcactactacaactacaactatcACTACCGCTAACAACTCAAGTACGGGTAACACAACTACAACCAAGTCTCCTACACTCACCACTACTACAACCACCACAAATCAGAATGCTTCTGTGACCACGACTGGAAGTCCAACAACAAATTCGTCAG CTGAAGCTCGAGCCAACGCACTGCTTGACCTGACGAAAGACGTGTCCAAACTGAACTCCAGCCAGGTGAATCAGCTGGTGTCTGACCTGGAGAAGCTGTTGTCAGGCCCAAATGTCAGCATAGGGCTGGGGAACACATCAGTCAACATTGTCAGCAATCTCCTGGGTGCTTCTCCATCTGTGCTGTCAGAGTCCTCCAACAG GATAATAGGGATCGTTGACACAGTGGGGCTCAAGCTGGTTGTTGGAGGTACGACTCAGACCATTTTCTCCCCGGCTGTTGCGCTGTCTGTGAAACCAGTAGATGGCGCCAACTTTCAGAAAACAAGTTTTTCCATCTCAAGCCCCACCAGTGTAGAG GTCCGTGGGAATCCCAGACTGAGAAGGAGCGTGACAACAAACTCCTCGATCCCTCAGGGCTCCATCACGCTGCCTGCCTCTCTCACTCAGAATCTCACATctcaacaacagcagcaggtctccagagttcagttcaatttcTACCAGAAGAGCACCGTATTCCAG GACCAATCCCTGGGAGTACGCAGGCTTAATAGCGGGATCCTAGGAGCAAGTGTCGCCAACCTGTCAATCACAGGACTGCAAGACAATGTTATAATCACCCTAAAAAACCAAGAGCCTATTCCG GCAAATTTTGTGGCGACATGTGTTTTCTGGGACTTTGCATTAAATA ATAGATCCGGTGGCTGGAGTTCAAATGGCTGTTCTGTCCAAAATAGCACGGACAGTGAGACAATTTGTGGCTGCAACCATTTAACCAGTTTTGCCATCCTGCTG GACCTCTCCAGGCAGCCTATAACCAGTCGTGTCCAGAGCACCATCCTTACCTTCATCACATACATCGGCTGTGGAATCTCTGCTATCTTCCTGGCCATCACCCTCCTCACCTACTTGGCCTTTGG CAAGTTGCGCAAAGACATCCCATCCAAAATCCTGATCCAGCTGTGCTTTGCACTGCTCCTGCTGAATCTGGTCTTCCTGGTGGACGCCTGGCTGGCGCTCTACCCAGACGCCGTGGGCCTTTGCATTTCCACTGCCTGGTTCCTTCACTACTTCTTGCTAGCTGCCTTCACATGGATGGGACTTGAGGCCGTCCATATGTATGTGGCACTTGTGAAAGTCTTCAACGTCAATGTATCGCACTACATGCTGAAGTTCTCGCTGGCTGGCTGGGGTATCCCGATGATCGTGGTCATTATTGTCATTGCAATTGACAAAAACAACTACGGTCTTGTTTCCTATGGAAGGTTTAGTGATGGAACTACTGATGAGTT CTGCTGGCTGAAAAATGACATCGCGTTCTACGTGGCAGTGGTGGCCTATTTCTGCGTCATTTTTCTATTTAACTTCATCATGTTTATTGTAGTTATGGTCCAGCTGTGCCGGATAAAAAGACAAAACCCTCAAAATCTGCAGCACCGCAGCACACTGCAGGATGTGCGCAGTGTGTTGGGGATAACCATCCTGCTAGGCCTCACGTGGGGCTTTGCCTTTTTTGCCTGGGGGCCGGTTAACCTGGCGTTCATGTACCTCTTTGCCATCTTTAACTCCCTGCAAG GTTTCTTTATATTCGTGTTCCACTGTGCAGTGAAGGAAACCGTGAGGAGGCAGTGGAGGATCTATCTGTGCTGCGGCAAAATGAGACTATCAGAGAACTCAG aatgGAGTCGCACTGCAACACAGAAGACTGCAAAGAAGTCATCGCTGACCAACAACACATCTCTTCATTCCAGTACCTCACGTGGCAATAACTCTTCCAGCTCCTCTTTCCTCAACAGTGACTTTTCAGAACAGAGTGATGGGATTG GTAGTCCATATGCAGACAGAGTaatcacagcagatgaagaTTCAAATATGGATGTGGTCCTCAACGAGATCAACATGCGGCACAGACACTCACAAACATCTTGA